AGTTGCCATAAAAATTGAACAAAATGGAGAACATGAAATTTGGCTTGAGAGAACATATAATAAGTGGGCTGAAAATACAGAAAAGTTTAAAggtaaagatgaaaataccACGGCATTGAAAGGTCTCCTAGATaagataaaaatggatacGAGTGCATGTAATCCATCTCAAAACCCACCTTCTCAGCCATATCTAGAACTATATGAAAACCAAGATAGTGATAATGATCGTTTTAACTTGCTGAAACTAGCTGATGATATTGATAATGGAATGGAAGAACGAAGTAACGGTGGTGTTATTGAAGTGTATGATGAGGATATAGAAGAAGAGTTAATGAGTGAGTATCTCAATAATACCCTTTCTAGTGTTAAACATTCTTCCACCGCTACTGAATCTATGACCTTAACAGCTTCTGCTAAGGCTCCTGGTCATAGTCCCATATTTGCACATCAAAAGTCAGCATATACAATTATCATAGACATAAAGGAGAAGCCTGATGGACAAGAAACTTCTACGACATATCCTCCTGGAGGATCTCCCGAACAACAAGTTGAAGTAACTAAGTTCGAGGAACCACACGGTTCTTGTTTCAAGATGTTCACACATGAGGCACTAGCTGGACAGCCTTTCATGGTTAGGGAAGTTCAGTATAATGGTATGGGTGTTCCAAACATAAGACCTACTGGTCCCATTTATGATTACTCTGTATGGTACTGGAGTGGAGATAGGGACAATTCTCAGCCTCTTTTAGTAGAAATTGAGAAGGAAAACAGTgaatttgtatattattatAGAGGCGGAACCAGTATATCTAATTGGACTGAGCTTTCTGACTATAAAGACCCTTCTAAACCACTGGAAGGTGAACCCCTTGAGACTCATCTTGACGAACTTAACTGTCGACGTAACGGCGTTGTTGTAATGGATCTATCCTTCAGAAATTCTCATACTCATGCTAAAAAGTCATACTGTTGCGGTAAAGACCATACTGGTGGTAAAAAGGTATCTGTTACCGATAGAACAATTTCCTGTAAGAAGTCGAGTCACAACACAAATCACCTTACATACTATAAACACGATGTTACCTCAGGAACTAGACTCGCAAAGATTATATATTATGAAAATAGTGGAAGTGATAGgaagaggataaagatTACTGACCTTAAATTACCTACTACAGAAAAGGTTACAGCCTACGCCTTTTACTGCACAGGGAATGAGCCCGTACTAATCTACGTTCAAGGTGGAATCCCTGGCGTTAACAAGTGGTACAAGAAGTCCTCCAGTGATACATGGGAAGAAGTCCTTGGTATATCAAGTGACCCAGAGAATATTAAGGACTGTAGCAGTAAAGGCTGGAGTGCACTTGTTAAGGCGATAAATTGTCCCAGCTACTTGAAGTGTAATAATACTCAATCCTTGTCTCAACCAACTACTTCTGGTGCGGATACTCCTGGACCTACTCGATCTAAGGGTGAAGATGGCGGTCAAGGTAGAGTGGGAGCTAGTGGAAATAATCAGGTTACTGGTAGGACAAGTGAGCATTATGATAGATTATTAAGTTCACTTTTTGGTATTGCTCAAGACATACTTACTGGAGCAGCCGGTACTTTAGCAAAAACATTGTCGAGTCCTAAAGGTACTGAAACTACTGATCGTACTAGTTATGTTCCTAAAGAACCTCAATCTCCTGACCTTAAACAAAAAGATGCTGCTGTCTCACCTGGAAAAGCTGATATTACTCAAGCCGCTCTTAGACCTGAACCTCATCAACTTCCTGCTCTCTCATCTGACCTAAATGCTAATATTAATGGTGGATATCCTCCATCTGTAGTTGCTGGAAGACAAAGCCCCGGTATTACTATTCCATCTGGTAATGGAGCAAGATTTAAAGTTGATGTTCCTGGTTCTATACTTAATGTTGTTGATAGTGATAAAGCTTACGCTGTTCTATCTCCTACTGAATCTGGAACTCTGACGGGTCTAGGTCCAGGAATACCAGGACAAAGACCATTGCCAGTAGATAGATTAGTAGGAGTACCGTCTTTACCAGCAGGGGGCCCAGAAAGGGCACCACCAAGGTCATCTTTGGTTTCACTACCAGGATGGACTTCAGGGGCACTAGCTACCAGTGGTCTTGATGGACTTAGAGGACATACCAGTGATATTGGTGATAATAGTGAAGCTGTTGGACCTGATTCTCAAGAACCTGATACTAATGAAGGTGAAACTAGTGGAGCTAAAGGACCTCCTCCTCAAGCTATTGCTACTGAAGAATCTTCTCCTGAACCTGCTCCTCCTACTGCTGAAGAACCTGAATCTCTTGTTGAAGCTCCTCTTACTGTTGGTCTAGGATCATGGTTAACCTTTGGAGCATCCTCTGGCACTgttgccggagctggtggtcttactggacttggttggtgggcgtttaaacgttctagaggagacccttgggttagacagatataGGggtctatggactctccattagggagactagggaCTCTATACTGAttagttggtcttaatttgttggtttgttgTAGATGTATATGAGAACTTCATTTAGGCTTATGGAtttctctaaaatactGAAACAGTGTTTAAAGACTATTTTTGAAGTATCTTATGGAATAGTTGAACATTCTACAAGGGTATTACGGGATATATAGGTTCTTGTTACGAATACATTCCATTAATTACCAAAAATGTCTCACACTCACCCATTTCCGTATCATTCTGACAACAGTATCTTTATACCTCATCAATACACTTACACAACACATTTGTAGGCTCAAATGTACAAACTTGGAAAGAGAACCAGGCCCTCAGAACCCTCTGAGGGAAACAACAAAGTGCAGATAACGTCAGAGTCTGTAAAAAGAAATCTGGATaacaatgtaaagaataaagataatgatactaaAGATCAAAAGAAATCGCAGGATTTACTTTCCCTCTTCACAAGTTGTATGACTGCCTTGTCTACTAACAAAATTTGTAGCAAGAATGCCTTTGAGGTTGGCATTATCGACCATATGGATGACTTGGTGCAACTACAAGGAGATTCAGAGGATGAAGACGAGGCATTTGAAGGCACAAAAAGAGTCAGCTTTACCACCGCTTCTCGTGTAGTTGAGGGAGCATGTAAAGTTTATGGCTATCGTGTCGAGGCTCTTTACGACAAGACGTATAGTGTTTTAATGAATGTGCATTCCGTGAACAAAACAGATGCGCCAAAAGCTACCAGGAAGAGTAAAGTTTCAAGGACAGGAACTCTTGCCAGCACATTGGCCCCGGAAGCAGAGGTCACTTTAAACGAACTTCCAGTGGATGACATTTCTCTAGACCCGtactttttaaaaatttctTCCCTATTTGATCAATCTGGAGCCCAGGGTCTCTTACTTAATAACCTGATAATTAATAAGGATCTCTCTATTAACCTTAAAACAGAGGCAGATGTCTCAACTGGCACTTCATTAGCTCTAGTACCTTCCAATGAAGTGGAAGGTTCAAATCCCAAGGAGCAGGTACACCGTGCTCTGGATGATGTTAATATGTTagatgataaagttggaaatGGAATAGGTGATCGGGATCGCAGCTATCGCTCCATTTCTACTACATCtgattttgaaaatttgcaaatcGCAGGCACACCGGATATCGGAGAGCTAACTATTGAAGTCGCAGAGCCTCTTGTAGATTTAGCATCTTCTGATGCGATTGTATCATATCAAGATGTAGATGATACTATGTTTTTAGATGAGACAAAGGGACGTGATGCTATAGCAAACCCTAAGGATGCATCAGGAGATGGGAGGAACATCCTAGTTGATGGTCAGAAAATTTACGACATAATAGCAAACTGGAGTCTCCCGTTGGACTTCAAATCGCAATTTTGGGATGCTCAAGAAACAGTGGATGGGTCTTCCATGGATatatatttggaaaaattaGCAAAGATGCAGATACTGCCGGAGCTTGGCTATTTTAAACGAGAGTTGGAGGGTATCAATACAAAGATTTACAGACTAAAGAACCCAAATGCACTGGTAGATGAAGTTGATGCACCACTAGAGATCGCAGATGCTCCTCTTTCCGGTTCTGCATCTGTTTGTGATGCTTTAGATGGACGTAGCTCCAGTGATTATACGGGTGATGTAGATTATGAAATGGATAACGCTGACTGTATGGACGGCGGACTAGATGGCTATGACTATCTTGATGATGCAAATAGCCAAGAATTTTACACAGAGAATCAAAAGGTTTCACTAATGGACCGTTTGGATGCAATAGATATTGAGGGGGCAACGAAGTTTTCCTTTTATAAAAAGGCCACTGAATCATACTCGTTGTACAGAAAAACTGTAAAACCGTATTTcataaagaaggaaattgGTTCCCCGCAAGCAAATTCCCCTAAAAGTCCAGAGTGCAAAGTTGCAGTTAAATCAGAAATGAGTCTTAACGAATCAATCATGACTTATCTAGGCAGGGCACTTGTTGATGAATTGGATACTATAGAACTTTCACTTCCCTCCAAAGTGGCAAAGAAACAAGAGGATGTTCCCGACTTTACTACGTCTGTATACAAGTTTGACAATCGTTTCTTTACAACCCTTAATGTTTGCGAAAATAGACTAGTAAAGTTATCAAACGATAACCAATGGCTCTTTGATGAGGAGAGGGATAACCCAGTCATACAGATTATATATACTGGACCAGAAATTTCCACATACAAGAGTATAGAGAGTGATTTTGGTGGGAGTTGCTATGACGAGTACATGGACTGTATAGAAGGAGATGTTATGGAGGAAACGCCAATGGACGTTGGAGGGGCACCGGGAGAATCAAATGTCTCTGGATATATcgatattttaaagattaaGAAAACACTTTCAGAAATTATACACAACCAAGCAAGTGATAACACCATagactttgaaaaggcGGTCAAAGCAATACTAGAGAGACTCTCGCAGGAGGAAAAGGACGTTTTGAGCCCACATGTTCTCTTTGTGTGCTTATTGCATGTTTGCAATGAACAGAATCTATTTTTGCAGCAACCGGAACCGCTACATGATTTTCAGATTCTGCTCAATGCTTCCACCGAACAACACGCAAAGTGTGCATAATTTGCGAGTATTACCATGAATTGCCAAAGTTTAAAGGAACAAGCACCATAGTAAGTTGAATGTCTTGATTACACCTCTTGTAGGATCCCAAACGGATAATCGAATAAATAATAGGAGATCTTACATGATTATACACGTTCTGAGTAAAGCTGCCTTTATAAAGCACCAAGTCATCAAACTATGTGTTTGGGACTTGTAAGGTGccttttttggaggagCCCCTCTTACATGAGTATTCAATTATATATCAGGTACTCTTTACAACGATGAATTAAACAGTATTAAGGCCTTTTAACTCCTGAGAATGACTCCTAAAGAATCCTTCATGAATGCTCCTACCTTTGAGACTAGGTAAGATTACAGGCTAAATGCAGAGCTATAGGGGATATAGAGTGATTTATCAACTGAAAAAATCTTTATACCTTTCAAAAGTATTCAAAACCCATAAAAACTATTGTCTGGAgtatggaagaagaagagaatgaacaGAATCTCTTCCTATACCCCATGCATCAATGGcattacacattcttcctaTACCCCATGGATTCTGTCtacttttcttcctcttcattcctCCACTCATATTCTCCAAGTATCATGGGCCTAAAACACTATATACTAATCAAGGATCTCATGGCGTATCATAGTGGATGAACGGAGGAGAGATGAAGGTCTTTTTCATTCTTGTGGCAACTTGTCTACTAGGGTTCTGCCATTGCAAGAGGTCCAGAGCTATCACTGATAGACCAGTTACGGATGAATTAGACGACTTTGCAGAGGATGAAGTTGTCAACGAGTGTCACATAGGAGAGAAAAGGAGAAGTGGACTGAGAGGCAGAGGGCAAAGTTGGGATATGGACAGTACTGCTGTctatgaagaagagtatACTCGATCCTTTAGTCGTAGACGTAATGATGAAAGTATAGCATATATAGCTGCGGAGGATTCAAGGAGACTACCTTACTCTAGACATACTATCACTTTAGACATTTTTAGTCTAACTTCATCTCTGTGCCAATGCTTTGGGTATTCCTTTGCCGGTAATGCAATGAGGTTAGTGgttccaaagaatggtaTTACTGTTACACAGATCATGAAGGGTGAAGAAAATGTTTGGACTCCTTCATCCGGCGAGATATTTGACCATGCTAAAGTCTACCTAaacaaggatgatgaacCAGAACTTGTTCTTGTAGTGGCAAAGACATCCACTAAAGTAAAGGAGCATTATCTGGAGCTTAAGGATGGTGAGGAATGGCAGGATTGCACTGGGAACCATGAAGAAATGATTGAGGATTTAAGGAATCCTGTCCAATGTATTTCCGACTTTGACATCGATCTTTTTGCTTATGAGGATACTGATGAATGCAGAATCTTTGAGGTAGATCTTTTGGGAGTTACTACAAAACACTTTTATCCAAGACCTGGCCATTTTGCCACGAGAGTTATGGATGGTAATAGGGAGTTGTGGAAATCCCCAAAATATTCTCATCAATCGGGAAGTAAAGTGTTACGGAGTAGCAAATATGATGATCGTTGCCTTTCTTGTCTTATATATAAGAAAGGGATTGTGGAACTACTTGAGGTGACAGTTGTAGAATATGGTTCTACACAGTataagtactttgaaaataCTTTTGGATCATGGAATGAAATTGATAAGAAAGTGTTCGACAAAAAAGCGGACGAGACACAATATgaagaatatgaagaaCCTATAAGTTATTTCGCTTCCAAGGTAGATACCTCACTATTCTATATTGAAGAAGCAGAGGAAGATACTGTTAAGTTTCTTAAACTTACTGTAAAGTACGGTGTTAAGGCTACTGAGCTCAAGTATGATGAGAAGCAGATATGGTCTTCTACCTGGATGGTTGGTTCCCCTTGCTCTTCTGCATTACTGTACATGGACAAAGGTAGACCTACACTGGCTGTTATAAAGACAAGGAGTAGTAGTGGCACTAAATCCACGGTATATAAGTACTATGATGGTAACAAGTGGAGGGATACTAAAGAAGATGACCATAAGGAGAAGCTGGCTGAGCTAAAGGAGAAATGTAGGCCTGGAAGAATtctagacatttcaaaaaaGAATAGTTCGGTAGGCACATATTATTATCATTGTCATCACAACACATGTTTACACACTTTTGATCTCTACAATGTCAATGTGGCCAAAGTAGTAGATGGTGAATATATCATTTGGAGAGCCACTGCAGACACTGACCAAAAGTGCACACATGTACAAATTGCCGTTGTGGGAGATAGAGAAACTTTGACGCTAACGATACAATCTGATAGGGAAAGACTGATAAAATTCAGGAAGGAAGGTCGTAGATGGCAAAGGGTTTAAGAGCCTTCTCATTGATACTCCCTATAGAAATAACATACCATCCACCTTGTATGTGAATGCTATAGCaataaatgtagtataaaTCTCCAAACTGCTTCTGTAGAGATGATAAATTTCTCATGCATGCTACATGTACTCTTATGGGATGTTTGGACGTATGTAGATACATTTAGGAGATTGCAATGACCCTGCATTTATTGCTATAGCATTCACATACAAGGTGGGTGTGACCATTCCTCAGTCATTCTGTAACCTTGCAGACCATACATTGTCTCTGTAAAGTATCTAGAGTACGCATTTTGGCGAGGCAGTGAATGGGTAGATAGGCGGCGTTCAGGCTGACTAGAGAAGAACTCGGGACTTGTCGAAGCTGCAACACTCACACATTACACTAGAATCGACGCATATAGCCATTCCACACTATGGAGGAGCAAAGGTATCCATTACATTCCATAGCTACCATTCAGTGTCGAGCGACTAGACAAGAGTTCTGGGAATTTTGGAGCAATACGCagcatcttcttcatatcCTGAGGCGCAAATAAAATGGTACAGACTACAGAAATGGTATAGAGGTACTATGGaataaagaatggaagaatttgTACTATTTTTTgaatcttcttcctggtacCCCAGATGTCTAGGAATAAACGAGAACTCcgtttcttcttcattctcgGTACCAAGTCTCTACAAGATGACAGGAATATGAATATCCTAGTGGTATTCTACACTCTGTTCCTGTCTATAGTTTGTAGCTCAACGGATTCTCGAGATGGTGGAAGTAACGGATCGACCGGGTCTTTAGTATCCAAAATCGACGGTTCACTGTTTAACACTAAGGAGTGTAGCTACAGCGGAGTTCCACTCTTGGCCTGTAACGCGAAACCTGGTGTTTTAGCTAAAGAATTCAAGTATGGAGGTGAGACCATATGGAAGAACTCCAGAGGTTCATGCCTATCGGCTTTAATTTACTTTAAAGGGGATAAGCCGGAAGTAGTAACGCTACAGTATAGAGAGAATGGCAGGGATCGCactctcttcctccattataatggtaaaaagtGGGAACataaaaaggaagaacacGAAAGGAAGCTTAGGGAGCTGAAAGAAGCTCCTTCTCCAGTCGCCAAGTCAGCAGGAAGAGTGGATGCCACTCTGGATATCTTGAAG
Above is a genomic segment from Theileria equi strain WA chromosome 4 map unlocalized gcontig_1105316255041, whole genome shotgun sequence containing:
- a CDS encoding hypothetical protein (encoded by transcript BEWA_047080A), which produces MYKLGKRTRPSEPSEGNNKVQITSESVKRNLDNNVKNKDNDTKDQKKSQDLLSLFTSCMTALSTNKICSKNAFEVGIIDHMDDLVQLQGDSEDEDEAFEGTKRVSFTTASRVVEGACKVYGYRVEALYDKTYSVLMNVHSVNKTDAPKATRKSKVSRTGTLASTLAPEAEVTLNELPVDDISLDPYFLKISSLFDQSGAQGLLLNNLIINKDLSINLKTEADVSTGTSLALVPSNEVEGSNPKEQVHRALDDVNMLDDKVGNGIGDRDRSYRSISTTSDFENLQIAGTPDIGELTIEVAEPLVDLASSDAIVSYQDVDDTMFLDETKGRDAIANPKDASGDGRNILVDGQKIYDIIANWSLPLDFKSQFWDAQETVDGSSMDIYLEKLAKMQILPELGYFKRELEGINTKIYRLKNPNALVDEVDAPLEIADAPLSGSASVCDALDGRSSSDYTGDVDYEMDNADCMDGGLDGYDYLDDANSQEFYTENQKVSLMDRLDAIDIEGATKFSFYKKATESYSLYRKTVKPYFIKKEIGSPQANSPKSPECKVAVKSEMSLNESIMTYLGRALVDELDTIELSLPSKVAKKQEDVPDFTTSVYKFDNRFFTTLNVCENRLVKLSNDNQWLFDEERDNPVIQIIYTGPEISTYKSIESDFGGSCYDEYMDCIEGDVMEETPMDVGGAPGESNVSGYIDILKIKKTLSEIIHNQASDNTIDFEKAVKAILERLSQEEKDVLSPHVLFVCLLHVCNEQNLFLQQPEPLHDFQILLNASTEQHAKCA
- a CDS encoding signal peptide containing protein (encoded by transcript BEWA_047090A), which codes for MKVFFILVATCLLGFCHCKRSRAITDRPVTDELDDFAEDEVVNECHIGEKRRSGLRGRGQSWDMDSTAVYEEEYTRSFSRRRNDESIAYIAAEDSRRLPYSRHTITLDIFSLTSSLCQCFGYSFAGNAMRLVVPKNGITVTQIMKGEENVWTPSSGEIFDHAKVYLNKDDEPELVLVVAKTSTKVKEHYLELKDGEEWQDCTGNHEEMIEDLRNPVQCISDFDIDLFAYEDTDECRIFEVDLLGVTTKHFYPRPGHFATRVMDGNRELWKSPKYSHQSGSKVLRSSKYDDRCLSCLIYKKGIVELLEVTVVEYGSTQYKYFENTFGSWNEIDKKVFDKKADETQYEEYEEPISYFASKVDTSLFYIEEAEEDTVKFLKLTVKYGVKATELKYDEKQIWSSTWMVGSPCSSALLYMDKGRPTLAVIKTRSSSGTKSTVYKYYDGNKWRDTKEDDHKEKLAELKEKCRPGRILDISKKNSSVGTYYYHCHHNTCLHTFDLYNVNVAKVVDGEYIIWRATADTDQKCTHVQIAVVGDRETLTLTIQSDRERLIKFRKEGRRWQRV